DNA sequence from the Alosa alosa isolate M-15738 ecotype Scorff River chromosome 2, AALO_Geno_1.1, whole genome shotgun sequence genome:
AAACAgcagaacaaacaaacattttgtgAGTATTGCTCATATTAAAGGTGACATAGAATGATTGACCGGGGTATTTATCTCTGTTCTATGATGTGACATATAGACAACAACATTTTGGTTGGGTCTGTAATGCCTTAGAAGCTTCCCAAAAACCTCTCTCAGGAAGCTATGTTAAGTAGGGGGATTTTAAATGCGTGGTTTTGCACCTATTTGGCATCCTTTCGGGCTTAACTGGCAACCTCATTACGAAATGCAAGCATTTGACGCTGATTGCCTGCCTTTGCTGCCACACTTAAAAGAATGTAACTTTGCCGGCTTCGGAACATGGACAAACCAACTTCTTACAGCTATGGCCCATTCATAGATTCAGCCTTACACTCTAGGCTAATGCATAAATATGCCCTGAGGCTGTTTGGGTCTTGGGCTGACGGTAACCTACTGTTCGAGTGGAACAAAAATAGAACCGTTTAAACTAGGCCTATTAGTAATATAGACAGAGGTGGCTTGCTCAAAGGCTGATGCTTATATGTTTTGTATTTAAAGGTTGAAATGTGTATGTAGAGTCTTAGGACAAAAGTTGGAATACAAACGTTACAAATGTTTCCCATTATCAATGTCTCcgagaggcaaggcaaggcaaggtaggcaagaaagagagaaaagagcaagggacagtaaaataatttaaaaaataagtaCAATACAAAGAAGGGCAGTACATAGGATAAGGTAAACCAGCTATTGATAATTGCAGTATTGATTGTTTTTAAACCATCTCTTGACTGTGGTTTTAAATGACAGATAGCTGGTGCTTTCTCTGAGTTCAATGGGAAGGCTGTTCCAATATTTTGAGGTCCGTATTGAGAAGACTGTTTGGTCAAGCTTACTACGTCTATACTGTACAACATTCTCCTCTGGTGGCTGCCCTAGTTGCCCTGCCACTGCTGTTCTTctgttaataataaataatacattttatttagcaCGCCtttcatatataagtataagtaagtatatatactcttttgatcccatgagggaattttggtctctgtatttatcactcagcacacagtgaggtgaagcacacactaatcccggtgatTGAGCTGcctgcagtgagctgcctgcaacaacagatGGTGCAGTTTGTCAGAGGAGTGTAAACTCTGAGGATGGTACTGTTTGTCTGTTTCTGTATTAATGCTCCCCTGGAGGGGACTTCCTGTATCCCTCTCCATCACTGCCGTGTTTCTATATTAATGCTCCTCTGGAGAGGACTTCCTGTATCCCTCTCCATCACTGCGGTGTGTCCTCACCAGTGCCATGCAGTCATCATTAACGTGTCAAAGCGTGGTACAACAACAAGGACATGTGATCGCTCAAAGCTTAAGGACCCCTTTGAACGTTCAGCTGAGTAGGATTTAGCAACGTCACAATGGGTAAACCGATCGTCCCAGGTAAACGCATCATCCACTGACAGACACTCTCCACAAGGCCTCTGCTGATTTTAGTGTTTACATTCATACACTGTAATTTGGGTACATAGTTCCTTTGTCATGAAAGAGAACCCCATATTTTTTACCCAAATCTCCACACCTCCTTCCTCTAGGCTAGCTATGGAGGCCTCAGTAATGTGTTTTAATGAGCATTCAGTAGTGTGTAAACATCGCTGATGGACCTGGAAAACACAGTAACAGCAGCAGTGACAGACAGGGAGGCTCATCTATGATTCATGACCCTCAGCATCAGGAGAGCATGGCGGCTGGAAAAACAAGAGTGACTTTTAAAGGGGCGATTAGCACTTTGTTTGTGTGGGACGCGTCATCTGTGCCTCAGCCAGTCACCAGTGGCTTGTTTTCCAGAGATAGAGACTCGAGTCGCCGGGCCTGggagatggtggtgtgtgtgtgtgtgtggtggtggtggtggtggtgcgggGGGGTGTCATAGCACTAATGACTCCAGAGTTGATAATGATACCTCTGATACCAGAATGCACCAATGGCCAATTTCCTAGAATGCACCAGTGGCCAAATGGTGACATCATCTAATCCATCACCTCGCAAACACAGCCGATTACACTGTTAGAGTGCCCTGATCGGGATCTTATTATTTTTATGGTTAGAGAAGAGTCCtcaatgtgtaggcctacctcagTATTCAATGTTAGGGTCTGAATGGTTGTCTATTTGATAGCCCAAAACAGAATAGAAGCACAGTCTGGGGTATTTCCACTGAAACTAAAATCTGCCACAAAAAGGGGAAAAGACTTACATAACTTACATAAAATGGATAAAAAATATGTGGAACAAGCGACAGTATCCTATCCCATACATGTTTCCATTACCCAGGTCCAAGTCAGGAGTCTGAGGTAATTTCTTGACACAGTATTTGATTTCAGGGTTGAAGTGGTTATATGCTCTGTGGTTTTCTATTTGATTCACCAATAGAGATGCATATCAGTGCTATTTTCAACTGAGACAAAAAAATCATAAAGCAGATACAGTTGACTTatgaaaggaaaagagaaacacacacagttggggCTACTTACACCCATATTCTTATACTATTTTCTGTACTTTTATTTCATCCAATCATCAGTCTTTGGGAACCTTTTCCAGATTGAGATTTCTGAGGCACTGACTAGTGCCTTTTTGCCCTTGGCCTTTGTGGGTCAGCTCCTTGGCCCAGGAACTCAGGAAAGATGGACGCCCAGCTCTCGGATTGTCATTAAGGGAATCCTGCAAGATGGACGCCCAGCTCTCGGATTGTCAGTAAGTAGGTTATATTAATATGTTGAAAAGAAAGGTTACTGTAGGTCAATGTCAGACATGCAGTCAGAATTGTacatatagtaggcctagcaTTCAGGAAAATCCCCGATATGAAATGGCTAGCAACAGAGAAGTCAATGTCAGAAAACAGCCAGATAGGCATGCCAGATGTACCTTTTATTTAAACTTtggaaacatttaacatttcctGTGTCACAAATAACAATCACAAatctgaaaaaaacaacaacaacataataGTCAGACTAGGAAGACATTGTGGTGTATATGTAGAAATACAATCAATGAAGTAATGCCAAAACACAAATATATGTAATGTGAACTAACAAAGCGTGGGCAAAACAATGCTGATGAGATGAGTTTGTACGAAAATCTGGGCAGGAGCAGAGACGATTGAATAAAACAATGCTGATGAGATGAGTTTGTACGAAAATCTGGGCAGGAGCAGAGACGATTGAATCCTCACTCAATACAGCCCTCTGGTGGGCAGATATCTTTATGACAGCATATCTCTACAGCTGGTCCACgcctttattttttaatgtttacattGTGAGGCCAAAcaaaacttgaatttccccatggggatcaataaagtacctatctatctatctaacaaaaTCTTTTTCAGGTCACTTCAGTATGAACATTAACAGACTTTGAGAAAGTAAACTATTTTCATTAATCAAAATATGTTAAAAAGGCATCGGATGGGAGCCCTCTGTAACCTAAAACCTGTGGCATAGGGCTATAATAAGTAACATAAGGCTATACAGTAAGTAAGAGTGAGACAGGCCTAAAGTAAGAGTGAGACAGGCCTGAGGTAAGTAAGAGTGAGACAGACATAAAGTAAGTAAGAGTGAGACAGGCCTAAAGTAAGAGTGAGACAGGCCTGAGGTAAGTAAGAGTGAGACAGACATAAAGTAAGTAAGAGTGAGACAGGCCTGAGATAAGTAAGAGTGAGACAGACATAAAGTAAGCCTGAGAGAGGTGGAGACAGGCCTGAGGTAAGAGTGAGACAGGCATAAGATAAGTAAGAGTGAGACAGGCCTAAAGTAAGAGTGAGACAGGCCTGAGATAAGTAAGAGTGAGACAGACATAAAGTAAGTAAGAGTGAGACAGGCCTGAGGTAAGAGTGAGACGGGCATAAAGTAAGAGTGAGACAGGCCTAAAGTAAGAGTGAGACAGGCCTGAGATAAGTAAGAGTGAGACAGACATAAAGAAAGTAAGAGTGAGACAGGCCTGAGGTAAGAGTGAGACAGGCCTGAGATAAGTAAGAGTGAGACAGGCCTGAGGTAAGAGTGAGACGGGCATAAAGTAAGTAAGACAGGCCCAATTGGGAGAAGGAGaaatggaaagagggagaggaaaagatgAGGAGAGTTGTGGCCACATGACCCTCTGGTTAAACAGTGAACTCTGGAAGGACAAACATATCAACagatttaaaggaaccatatgtaagattgtggccaaaactggtactgcaatcactttcaaattactgtagagcggtgtatcccctccccctcccccctgactcgaggttgccaacccggatggcgAAAAACTACttactttgtgattagtagataggtggtgGGTGgcgccaaaacacaacatgacatgacaaaacacaacatcaacatcagttgagggctgcaacttcactttttaaatggcaatatcctggccggactaacTGTTGTCAGTAATAttagtatttgaaatgaacatgatttcttaatgtctagtgacatatcagggccattttatgattaattgaaatacatgtcttacatatggttcctttaagtaaaCTTAGACTCCAATATACCGACCACACATGCTTAATGCTGATCATGTGTGTACTGTGGAACAGTTGCACAATATGTGAAGCAGAACGAGAAACAGACCAGGCAGACATAagcaggaaaagagagagagagagagagagagagagagatgcaggaaaggagagatagagagatacaggAAAATAAAAAGGTAAGGGAAAGACTGAGTGCAGAGATACCATCACAAGACACACCCTACCCACCCTCAAAGGATTGCTATGGTGACATCCATCCCATAAAACCCAGGCAGTGGGGTCTCAATCTCACAGATGACCTGGCAGGTCAGTGTCTTCTTCCAGATGGGAGTAATGACTGATCTCTGAACAGACACTTAGGATTCTCATTGGCACATAGCTGTAACACACGTCGCTGAACTCTGAACTGGAAATCATACCGAGACACAGATTGGTGTCAACACACTCTACTTCTGTctcagtttgtttttgtttaatttaaacAACTGTCATTttgtcagttgtgtgtgttgaagtaATAGAACTGATATAGTTGTACTCTGTATGCTCTAAATAACCTCAGTCTCTGTCTTTATAGTGGAGCATCTTTGAATACCAGCGTCACATTTTAATGCATTGTGTCTAATTGTGAACGTTAGCTTGTTGATATTTATATTACATGCTTATGCTTACTGAATAACTGTGGTCCTCCTAATGTTGTACTTTGAGGAAGTAATACAGCTTCACAGGTTTCAGTACATTTAATATGTTATGTTTGTTTATATCACATTTGTAGTTTGATAATTTGATGTGTAACCTAGTTTCTGTGcaatatttcttttaaaatagttttataCATTTGGAACcatttttgtatttatatttgtCTTGATATTTGCCGTCTTATTTGTCCTGATATTTGTCTAGGTATTTGTCTTGATATTTGTCTTGGTATTTATCCTGATATATGTCTTGGTTTTTGTCCTGACCTTGTCTGTTGTATTAGTTTTTACAGTATATCCATATTGTGTGGTGATATCACCAGGGATATCCATATTGTGTGGTGATATCCATATTGTGTGGTGATGGCGGACGCAAACTTGTCCTCCCAGCAGGCTCTCTTTGTTCACCAGCAGATGTTCCAGGTGCAGCTGAACGAGGGCCCACTGACCAAGCTGGTGGTGTCCATCGTCATGTCGACGCTCTTCGTCTGGGTCAACTGCCTGCTGCTGTTCACGCTGAGCCGCAAGCCGGTGTTCCGCGAGACGCCGCGCTACGTCCTCTTCTCCCACATGCTCTGCAACGACTCCGTCCAGCTGGTGTCCACCTCGCTGCTCTACATCCTGTCCATGTCCTACGTGCAGGTGCACAAGGCCGCCTGCTCGGTGGCGCTCTTCGTGTCCAGCTCGACCTTCTTCAACGCGCCGCTCAACCTGGCGCTCATGTCGCTCGAGCGCTACGTGGCCATCTGCTTCCCGCTGCGCCACGCGACCGTCGCCACGCCCGCCACCACCGCCGTCGCCATCCTGCTCATATGGTTCCTCGGGGGCGTGAACGTGGTGATCGACATCCTGTACGCGGTGGCCAGAGACGGCCGTTTCTTCAGCGAGCGCATGTTCTGCACGCGCGAGCGCATCTTCATGGCCCCGTGGCAGGCGGACGTGTTTCAGGGCTTCAACGGCTTCTATTTTGTGATTGTGACGGTGATCATCGTCTTCACCTACATCAGTGTGATGCTTGTGGCTCGTTCTGCCTCCAGTGATAAAGAGTCGGCTAAGAAAGCGCACTGGACGCTCCTGCTGCACCTCATCCAGCTGGGCCTGTGCCTGAACTCATTTCTGTATGGAACTATAGAGAGAGCCCTGGCTATGACCAGCAGCAGTCGTCTGTTCATGGACCTGCGCTACCTGAATTATCTCTTTGTTCTCATTCTGCCTCGTTGCCTGAGCCCCCTGATCTACGGCCTGAGAGACGATGCCGTTCGGCCCTTATTCCTCTACTACGTCAGGTGTGGAACCCAAAAGGTCAAGCCCTCTGTAACTGCACACTGAGATGAGATAATGTTACTGAGCAACTGTTATGGAAATCATG
Encoded proteins:
- the LOC125291085 gene encoding odorant receptor 131-2-like isoform X2 codes for the protein MFQVQLNEGPLTKLVVSIVMSTLFVWVNCLLLFTLSRKPVFRETPRYVLFSHMLCNDSVQLVSTSLLYILSMSYVQVHKAACSVALFVSSSTFFNAPLNLALMSLERYVAICFPLRHATVATPATTAVAILLIWFLGGVNVVIDILYAVARDGRFFSERMFCTRERIFMAPWQADVFQGFNGFYFVIVTVIIVFTYISVMLVARSASSDKESAKKAHWTLLLHLIQLGLCLNSFLYGTIERALAMTSSSRLFMDLRYLNYLFVLILPRCLSPLIYGLRDDAVRPLFLYYVRCGTQKVKPSVTAH
- the LOC125291085 gene encoding odorant receptor 131-2-like isoform X1, whose protein sequence is MADANLSSQQALFVHQQMFQVQLNEGPLTKLVVSIVMSTLFVWVNCLLLFTLSRKPVFRETPRYVLFSHMLCNDSVQLVSTSLLYILSMSYVQVHKAACSVALFVSSSTFFNAPLNLALMSLERYVAICFPLRHATVATPATTAVAILLIWFLGGVNVVIDILYAVARDGRFFSERMFCTRERIFMAPWQADVFQGFNGFYFVIVTVIIVFTYISVMLVARSASSDKESAKKAHWTLLLHLIQLGLCLNSFLYGTIERALAMTSSSRLFMDLRYLNYLFVLILPRCLSPLIYGLRDDAVRPLFLYYVRCGTQKVKPSVTAH